A single window of Zootoca vivipara chromosome 17, rZooViv1.1, whole genome shotgun sequence DNA harbors:
- the LOC118075853 gene encoding ras-related protein Rab-11A — MRAKDDEYDYLFKIVLIGDSGVGKSNLLSRFTRNEFNLESKSTIGVEFATRSIQVDNKTVKAQIWDTAGQERYRAITSAYYRGAVGALLVYDIAKYLTYENAERWLKELQDHADANIVIMLVGNKSDLRHLRAVPTDEAKSFAEKNGLSFIETSALDSTNVETAFHNILTEIYRIVSQRQIAGGQPETEFSASSTIEPIKVLPTHQEGRQAPCCQNI; from the exons TTGTCCTCATCGGAGACTCGGGAGTAGGGAAAAGCAACCTCCTTTCTCGGTTCACCCGGAATGAGTTCAACCTGGAGAGCAAAAGCACCATTGGGGTGGAATTTGCCACACGGAGCATCCAAGTGGATAACAAGACAGTGAAGGCCCAGATCTGGGATACCGCCGGGCAGGAGCGTTACCGCGCCATTACTTCTGC TTACTACCGGGGGGCAGTTGGGGCACTTCTTGTTTACGACATCGCCAAGTACCTGACCTATGAGAACGCAGAGCGCTGGCTTAAGGAGCTGCAGGACCACGCTGACGCCAACATCGTCATCATGCTGGTGGGCAACAAGAGCGACCTACGGCATCTGCGGGCAGTTCCCACCGATGAAGCCAAGAGCTTTGCAG AAAAGAATGGCTTGTCATTCATAGAGACGTCAGCTCTGGATTCCACCAATGTGGAGACTGCCTTCCACAACATCCTAACAG AAATCTACCGGATTGTGTCCCAGAGGCAGATTGCTGGTGGGCAGCCGGAGACGGAGTTTAGCGCCAGCAGCACCATCGAGCCGATCAAGGTCCTGCCTACCCACCAGGAGGGCCGGCAAGCCCCTTGCTGCCAGAACATCTAG